The nucleotide window ATTTTAAAACGTATGAAAAAAAGGGCGAGGCTCTGGGTACAGGTTGGATTTTCTGCCCTTACCAATGGATATCTGCTGGGCTTTGTAAAGGGAAAGATTTTTACGGGGCCGACAAAAGCTGTATGTGTTCCAGGGCTTAACTGTTACTCCTGTCCCGGAGCTCTGGGCTCCTGCCCCATCGGTTCTCTGCAGGCGGTGCTGGGCAGCAGGAATTACAAATTTTCCTTTTATGTGATTGGGTTTCTCATGCTGATCGGATCTCTGGCAGGACGGTTTGTATGCGGATGGCTTTGTCCGTTTGGACTCATCCAGGATCTGCTTTATAAAATTCCTTTTATTAAGAAACGGAAAAACCTGCCCGGGCACAAGGTGCTGGTCTGGATGAAGTATGTGATACTGGCGGTATTTGTTATAATCCTTCCCCTGTTCGCTGTGGATATCGTTGGACAGGGAAGCCCCTGGTTTTGCCAGTATATCTGTCCCAGCGGGACACTTACGGGAGGAATACCACTGGTGTTGCTCAATGAACCGCTCCGGGGCGCCATCGGCTGGCTGTTCCAATGGAAAATGGCCATACTGCTTCTCATGATTTTCTTGTCTGTCATCGTATACAGGCCCTTCTGCAAATATGTATGTCCTCTGGGCGCTGTATACAGCTTGTTTAATCCAATTGCACTGTACCGGTATCAGGTGGACGCGGAAAAATGCACAAAATGCGGCAAATGTCAAAAAGCCTGTAAGATGGATATTCGAGTGTGGGAAACACCGAACAGCCGGGAATGTATCCGGTGCGGGGACTGCCTGAAAAGCTGCCCCCATGGAGCAATCTGCAGCAGCATGGGAAAGAAGAAGGAGACTATCATAGTAAAGGACGGACAACAGAATGACAAGTGAATTTTCAATCGCGGTACATGCTCTTGTATATCTAAACCATAAGGGGACTACTCTGGCCAGCGAGGCCCTGGCAGAGAATGTGTGCACCAATCCGGCGCGCATCAGGAAGGTCATGGCAAAAATGAAGAAAAAAGGTCTGGTGGGGACAAAAGAGGGGCTGAACGGGGGCTATTACATGGTATGGAAAGCGGAGGAGGTGAATCTCCGCCAGATATGCGAGGCTCTGGAGGTGGATATGGTGAAAGCGTCCTGGCGGTCAGGGAGTCTGGACATGGACTGCCTGGTTGCATCCGGCATGGCCGGGGTCATGGATGGAATATACGGGGAGCTGAATGAGCTCTGCAAAAAAAGGCTGGAAAACATGACCATCCAGGATATTGACGATCAGATTTTTAAAGGGAATAAAAAATAATAAGAGTCGGAAAGGGGCAAACAGGATGGAACGATATGATGCGATAATCATCGGATTTGGAAAAGGGGGAAAAACACTGGCTGCCAAGCTGGGAGCTCAGGGGAAAAGAGTTGCCATGATCGAAAAGGATTCGGGCATGTATGGCGGGACCTGTATCAATGTCGGATGTATTCCGTCAAAATCTTTGGTGAGGAGTTCGGGAATCGCCGCGCTCCATCCTGAGAAAAGCTTCGAGGAAAAAGCACGGGAATATAAGGCGGCGATCGAAGAGAAGAGAC belongs to Qiania dongpingensis and includes:
- a CDS encoding RrF2 family transcriptional regulator is translated as MTSEFSIAVHALVYLNHKGTTLASEALAENVCTNPARIRKVMAKMKKKGLVGTKEGLNGGYYMVWKAEEVNLRQICEALEVDMVKASWRSGSLDMDCLVASGMAGVMDGIYGELNELCKKRLENMTIQDIDDQIFKGNKK
- a CDS encoding 4Fe-4S binding protein, whose product is MLKRMKKRARLWVQVGFSALTNGYLLGFVKGKIFTGPTKAVCVPGLNCYSCPGALGSCPIGSLQAVLGSRNYKFSFYVIGFLMLIGSLAGRFVCGWLCPFGLIQDLLYKIPFIKKRKNLPGHKVLVWMKYVILAVFVIILPLFAVDIVGQGSPWFCQYICPSGTLTGGIPLVLLNEPLRGAIGWLFQWKMAILLLMIFLSVIVYRPFCKYVCPLGAVYSLFNPIALYRYQVDAEKCTKCGKCQKACKMDIRVWETPNSRECIRCGDCLKSCPHGAICSSMGKKKETIIVKDGQQNDK